A single Thiohalobacter thiocyanaticus DNA region contains:
- a CDS encoding anhydro-N-acetylmuramic acid kinase, whose amino-acid sequence MDTFIGLMSGTSLDGIDAVAVRFPPGRVELLAARTFPFDTHLRTELLGLIQSTGAGLLDRLGELDHRLGLLSAEAVSAVCEQAGLAADQVAAIGSHGLTVLHRPDGPHPFTLQIGDPNLIAERTGITTVADFRRRDIAAGGQGAPLVPAFHAALFTRAGSPRVVANIGGMANLTLLPGNEETPVTGFDTGPGNVLLDGWIQQQQGRPYDRDGAWSATGRVDEALLAGLLDDPYFRQPPPKSTGREHFNLNWLQQRLLGSDRAPEDVQATLAELTAASLAEAVLRAAQDAAELIVCGGGAYNPDLLRRIAARLPDMKLSVSDDYGLAAEWVEGAAFAWLAREALYARPGNVPSVTGARGERILGGIYPGSDKLQDTGGR is encoded by the coding sequence ATGGACACCTTCATCGGCCTGATGTCGGGCACCAGCCTCGATGGCATCGACGCCGTAGCGGTACGCTTCCCCCCGGGCCGGGTCGAACTGCTGGCCGCCCGCACCTTTCCCTTTGATACCCATTTGCGCACCGAACTGCTGGGGCTGATCCAGTCCACCGGCGCCGGCCTGCTGGACCGGCTGGGCGAGCTCGACCATCGCCTCGGTCTGCTCTCCGCCGAGGCCGTATCCGCGGTCTGCGAGCAGGCCGGGCTTGCCGCCGACCAGGTCGCGGCAATTGGCAGCCACGGCCTGACGGTGCTGCACCGCCCGGACGGCCCGCACCCCTTCACCCTGCAGATCGGCGATCCCAACCTGATCGCCGAGCGCACCGGTATCACCACCGTGGCCGACTTCCGCCGCCGCGACATCGCCGCCGGCGGCCAGGGCGCTCCCCTGGTTCCGGCCTTCCACGCAGCGCTGTTCACCCGCGCGGGCAGCCCCCGCGTGGTGGCCAACATCGGCGGCATGGCCAATCTCACCCTGCTCCCGGGCAACGAGGAGACGCCGGTCACCGGCTTCGATACCGGCCCCGGCAATGTGCTGCTCGACGGCTGGATCCAGCAGCAGCAGGGCCGGCCCTATGACCGCGACGGTGCCTGGTCGGCCACGGGCCGGGTCGACGAGGCCCTGCTCGCCGGACTGCTGGACGATCCCTATTTCCGCCAGCCCCCGCCCAAGAGCACCGGCCGGGAGCACTTCAATCTGAACTGGCTGCAGCAACGGCTGCTGGGGTCAGACCGCGCCCCCGAGGACGTGCAGGCCACCCTGGCGGAACTGACCGCCGCCAGCCTGGCCGAGGCCGTACTGCGCGCGGCACAGGATGCAGCGGAACTGATCGTCTGCGGCGGCGGGGCCTATAACCCGGACCTGCTGCGGCGCATCGCTGCCCGACTGCCGGACATGAAATTGAGCGTTTCCGATGACTATGGCCTGGCGGCCGAATGGGTGGAGGGCGCGGCCTTTGCCTGGCTGGCGCGGGAAGCCCTGTACGCCAGGCCCGGGAACGTGCCGAGCGTCACCGGGGCCCGGGGGGAGCGGATACTGGGGGGGATCTATCCGGGCAGCGACAAGCTGCAGGATACAGGAGGCAGGTAA
- a CDS encoding citrate synthase, protein MSEYLPGLEGVPATKSNISDLDGSRGILTYRGYEIGELARYSNFEETALLLLDGRLPTAVELEEFDRRLRNNRPVRYNIREIMKYLPATGHPMEMLQSAVAALAMFYSGEECLSGADMCEDTDYIHNMSVKILTRMATLVAMWEHLRNGYDPIPPRKDLGYAENLLYMFTGEEPDPLLARILDASLILHAEHTINASTFAALVAGSTLTNPYLVVAAAIGTLAGPLHGGANQRVLEMLQEIGRPENARPWLEAQLAEKRKIWGMGHREYKVKDPRATILQNMMLELMKERGGQISPLFETAVALEEAAAERLGPKGVYPNVDYYSGILYSEMGIPGDQFTSIFAVARCAGWLAHWREQLKDNRIFRPTQVYTGEAVRAYVAIEAR, encoded by the coding sequence ATGAGTGAATATCTGCCCGGCCTGGAAGGCGTTCCCGCCACCAAATCCAATATCTCGGACCTTGACGGCAGCCGGGGCATCCTGACCTACCGCGGCTACGAGATCGGTGAACTGGCGCGCTACAGCAACTTCGAAGAGACCGCCCTGCTGCTGCTCGATGGCCGCCTGCCTACCGCCGTCGAACTGGAGGAATTCGACCGCCGGCTGCGCAACAACCGCCCGGTCAGGTACAACATCCGCGAGATCATGAAATACCTGCCCGCCACCGGCCATCCCATGGAGATGCTGCAGTCCGCCGTGGCTGCGCTGGCCATGTTCTACTCCGGCGAGGAATGCCTGAGCGGGGCCGACATGTGCGAGGATACGGACTACATCCATAACATGTCAGTGAAGATACTGACGCGCATGGCGACCCTGGTGGCGATGTGGGAACACCTGCGCAACGGCTACGACCCCATCCCCCCGCGCAAGGACCTGGGTTATGCCGAGAACCTGCTGTACATGTTCACCGGCGAGGAGCCCGATCCGCTGCTGGCGCGGATCCTGGATGCCTCGCTGATCCTGCACGCCGAACACACCATCAACGCCTCGACCTTTGCCGCCCTGGTGGCCGGCTCCACCCTGACCAATCCCTACCTGGTGGTGGCCGCGGCCATCGGCACCCTGGCCGGACCGCTGCATGGCGGGGCCAACCAGCGGGTGCTGGAGATGCTGCAGGAGATCGGTCGGCCGGAGAACGCCAGACCCTGGCTGGAGGCGCAACTGGCAGAGAAGCGCAAGATCTGGGGCATGGGCCACCGGGAATACAAGGTCAAGGACCCGCGCGCCACCATCCTGCAGAACATGATGCTGGAGCTGATGAAGGAGCGCGGCGGCCAGATCAGTCCGCTGTTCGAGACCGCGGTGGCGCTGGAGGAGGCCGCGGCGGAGCGGCTCGGGCCCAAGGGGGTGTACCCGAACGTGGATTACTATTCCGGTATCCTCTACTCGGAAATGGGCATCCCCGGCGACCAGTTCACTTCCATCTTCGCTGTGGCCCGCTGCGCCGGCTGGCTGGCCCACTGGCGCGAACAACTCAAGGACAATCGCATCTTCCGCCCGACCCAGGTGTATACCGGGGAGGCAGTGCGGGCCTATGTGGCGATCGAGGCGCGGTAG
- the erpA gene encoding iron-sulfur cluster insertion protein ErpA, producing the protein MNMSENAAVETPEESPLIFTEAAALKVKGLIEEEDNPNLKLRVFISGGGCSGFQYGFTFDEEIKDGDTSVEQCGVTLLIDPMSFQYLVGAEIDYKEDLNGAQFVIRNPNATTTCGCGSSFSPS; encoded by the coding sequence ATGAACATGAGCGAAAACGCAGCAGTCGAAACCCCTGAAGAATCCCCGCTGATCTTCACCGAGGCAGCGGCGCTGAAGGTCAAGGGCCTGATCGAGGAAGAGGACAACCCGAACCTGAAGCTGCGCGTCTTCATTTCCGGCGGCGGCTGCTCGGGGTTCCAGTACGGTTTCACCTTCGACGAGGAGATCAAGGACGGTGACACCAGCGTCGAGCAGTGCGGTGTGACCCTGCTGATCGACCCGATGAGCTTCCAGTACCTGGTCGGCGCCGAGATCGACTACAAGGAAGACCTCAACGGGGCCCAGTTCGTGATCCGCAACCCCAACGCGACCACGACCTGCGGCTGCGGCTCCTCCTTCTCGCCGTCCTGA
- a CDS encoding bactofilin family protein: MWGNKRKHQSGRIDTLVGQDTVLTGDLKFSGGLHVDGSIVGNVSSDGENEAVLMLSERGRIQGEVRVANVVLNGQVEGDVHVSGRIELGQQARVTGNVYYHLLEMAMGAEVNGNLVHQGAKAPAVTKKPIESKGKDLSPPQLVAQDNS, from the coding sequence ATGTGGGGGAATAAACGCAAGCACCAGAGCGGCCGGATCGACACCCTGGTGGGCCAGGATACGGTCCTGACCGGCGATTTGAAGTTTTCCGGCGGACTGCATGTGGACGGCAGCATCGTCGGCAATGTCAGCAGCGACGGCGAGAACGAGGCCGTGCTGATGCTCAGCGAGCGCGGCCGGATCCAGGGCGAGGTCCGGGTGGCGAACGTGGTGCTCAACGGCCAGGTCGAGGGCGACGTGCATGTCAGTGGCCGCATCGAACTGGGTCAGCAGGCGCGGGTGACGGGCAATGTCTATTACCACCTGCTGGAGATGGCGATGGGGGCCGAGGTCAATGGCAATCTGGTCCACCAGGGCGCCAAGGCGCCGGCTGTCACCAAGAAACCCATTGAATCAAAAGGGAAAGACCTGTCGCCGCCGCAGCTGGTGGCACAGGACAATTCTTGA
- a CDS encoding DUF6776 family protein, whose product MLGTGKTEVLILRRWTVRLAVLVTLFLVLAGGWLLYTWGGSHSREALTRLRLERDDLQQRVAVLEERNSELQRQFAAAERARQIDQQAYADYRRSRAQLEQTITALREELAFYRGIMAPEREIEGIHAQDFSLTRGLGPRSFRFRLVMVQIGSNDQLAQGEIEFNVRGTRDGAAIAYDHASLSPDPEAAAAIRYRYRYFQVIEGNWTLPAGFTAREVEVRAQPRGGGEAQHWTFAWKTAAGIPATEENANVGE is encoded by the coding sequence ATGCTGGGTACAGGCAAGACCGAGGTTCTGATCCTCCGGCGCTGGACCGTGCGCCTGGCGGTTCTTGTGACCCTGTTCCTGGTGCTGGCCGGGGGCTGGCTGTTATACACCTGGGGAGGATCGCACTCCCGCGAGGCGCTGACCCGGCTGCGGCTGGAGCGCGACGACCTGCAGCAACGGGTGGCGGTGCTCGAGGAACGCAACAGCGAACTGCAGCGCCAGTTCGCCGCGGCCGAGCGGGCCCGACAGATCGATCAGCAGGCCTACGCCGACTATCGCCGCAGCCGTGCGCAACTGGAGCAGACCATCACCGCCCTGCGCGAGGAACTGGCCTTCTATCGCGGCATCATGGCGCCGGAGCGCGAGATCGAGGGCATCCATGCCCAGGATTTCAGCCTGACGCGGGGGTTGGGGCCGCGCAGCTTCCGGTTCCGCCTGGTCATGGTGCAGATCGGCAGCAACGACCAGCTCGCCCAGGGCGAGATCGAATTCAACGTCAGGGGGACCCGGGACGGCGCGGCGATCGCCTACGACCACGCCAGCCTGTCCCCCGACCCGGAAGCGGCCGCGGCCATCCGTTATCGCTACCGCTACTTTCAGGTCATCGAGGGCAACTGGACCCTGCCCGCCGGCTTCACGGCCCGCGAAGTGGAGGTCCGGGCACAGCCCCGGGGCGGCGGCGAGGCGCAGCACTGGACCTTCGCCTGGAAGACCGCGGCAGGCATACCCGCAACAGAGGAGAACGCCAATGTGGGGGAATAA
- the argC gene encoding N-acetyl-gamma-glutamyl-phosphate reductase, translated as MIKVGVVGGTGYTGVELLRLLAAHPQVDLRAVTSRGEAGRHLADLFPNLRGHVDLVFTHPDESDLPGCDLVFFATPNGTAMQLVPDLLAAGVKVIDLAADFRLRDPAAWEHWYGMPHACPELLAEAVYGLPEVNREAVRGARLVANPGCYPTAVQLGFLPLLEQGLVEPGNLIADTKSGVSGAGRKAAVGTLLAEASENMKAYGVAGHRHQPEIRQGLRAATQQPVELTFVPHLTPMIRGIHATLYARLTGAAADLQSLFEQRYADEPFVDVMPLGAHPETRSVRGANHCRLAVHHPRGGQTVVVLSVIDNLVKGAAGQAVQNMNLMFGLDETTGLGAAALLP; from the coding sequence ATGATCAAGGTCGGAGTAGTAGGTGGAACCGGGTACACCGGGGTGGAGTTGCTGCGGCTGCTGGCCGCGCATCCGCAGGTCGATCTGCGGGCGGTGACGTCGCGCGGCGAGGCGGGCCGGCATCTGGCCGATCTGTTTCCGAACCTGCGCGGTCATGTGGATCTGGTGTTCACCCACCCGGACGAATCCGATCTGCCGGGCTGCGACCTGGTCTTCTTCGCCACGCCCAACGGCACGGCCATGCAACTGGTCCCCGATCTGCTGGCCGCCGGCGTGAAGGTCATCGATCTGGCCGCCGATTTCCGCCTGCGCGACCCGGCCGCATGGGAGCACTGGTACGGGATGCCGCATGCCTGCCCGGAGTTGCTGGCCGAGGCCGTCTACGGCCTGCCCGAGGTCAACCGCGAGGCCGTGCGCGGTGCCCGGCTGGTGGCCAATCCGGGCTGCTATCCCACCGCGGTGCAGCTGGGTTTCCTGCCGTTGTTGGAACAGGGGCTCGTCGAGCCCGGCAATCTCATCGCCGATACCAAGTCGGGGGTGAGCGGGGCCGGGCGCAAGGCCGCCGTCGGTACCCTGCTGGCCGAGGCCAGCGAGAACATGAAGGCCTACGGCGTGGCCGGACACCGCCACCAGCCGGAGATCCGGCAGGGGCTGCGGGCCGCCACGCAGCAGCCGGTGGAGTTGACCTTCGTGCCGCACCTGACGCCGATGATCCGCGGCATCCATGCCACCCTCTATGCCCGGCTGACGGGCGCCGCGGCCGATCTGCAGTCGCTGTTCGAGCAGCGCTACGCCGACGAGCCCTTCGTGGATGTGATGCCGTTGGGCGCACATCCCGAGACGCGCAGCGTGCGCGGCGCCAACCACTGCCGCCTGGCTGTGCATCATCCGCGCGGCGGGCAGACCGTGGTGGTGCTGTCGGTGATCGACAACCTGGTCAAGGGTGCGGCCGGCCAGGCGGTGCAGAACATGAACCTGATGTTCGGCCTCGACGAGACCACCGGGCTGGGCGCGGCGGCGCTGCTGCCCTAG